GTCCACACCTCGGGGAATCGCTGGCGTGCATCGGCGAGTACCTCCTCCCACTCGGAGAGGCCGAGCGTGGTCTGTGCCACCAAGGCCACGCGGGACGGGTCGCTCGGCTGGAACGAGCCCAGACCGTCGTCAGGGTCGACGAGGGACACCCGGTGGGGCGCCTCGGCCACCGTACCGATCGCCTCGTCGTGACCGGCGTGGCCCACGTAGATGATGTCGAAGTCGTCGGCGGCGCGCCGCTTGACCTCGTGGTGCACCTTGGTCACCAGTGGGCACACGGCGTCGACGGTGACGGCGGAGCGCTTCGTTGCCGCCGCGACCACGGCGGGAGCCGAACCGTGGGCCGAGAGCATCACCGGAGCTCCTTCGGGCACCTCGGCGATATCGTCGACGAACACGACACCGGCACGCTCGAACATGCCCACGACGGCGGCGTTGTGGACGATCTCGTGGTAGCAGTAGACCGGCGGCGGGAAGACCCGCACCATCCAGGTGAGGGCCTTGATCGCCATCTCCACCCCGGCACAGAAGCCGCGGGGATCGGCGAGAAGGACGCGTTCGACAGCCACCGCTCTCCAGTCTCCGGTCTCCACCACGACGGTAGACGAGGCTGGGGGGCATGCAGTGTGCAGACCACGCCGGAGGGTGGATGGCCGGCGGCCGGTAACCTGTCCGAATGCCTTTCTCGTCGGACCCTGGCGCGCGCCGGTTACCGGTGGTAGCCATCGTCGGGCGGCCGAATGTCGGCAAGTCGACGCTGGTCAACCGGATCCTGCGTCGCCGCGCCGCCATCGTCGAGGAGAAGCCGGGGGTGACCAGG
The DNA window shown above is from Acidimicrobiia bacterium and carries:
- the ispH gene encoding 4-hydroxy-3-methylbut-2-enyl diphosphate reductase gives rise to the protein MAVERVLLADPRGFCAGVEMAIKALTWMVRVFPPPVYCYHEIVHNAAVVGMFERAGVVFVDDIAEVPEGAPVMLSAHGSAPAVVAAATKRSAVTVDAVCPLVTKVHHEVKRRAADDFDIIYVGHAGHDEAIGTVAEAPHRVSLVDPDDGLGSFQPSDPSRVALVAQTTLGLSEWEEVLADARQRFPEVWTARRSDLCYATTNRQEAVQRLAEVCDAILVVGSANSSNTRALVRVAEAAGTPALRVDGPDGFDRSWLDGVRTLGVTAGASAPDSTVRAVIEAAAPAASVELLAVTTEDEYFPPPPQLRSLLAVLQGAVEGGFSARTPGLSGPLDDDRSWGATEALEALA